One genomic segment of Belonocnema kinseyi isolate 2016_QV_RU_SX_M_011 chromosome 2, B_treatae_v1, whole genome shotgun sequence includes these proteins:
- the LOC117182759 gene encoding GDNF-inducible zinc finger protein 1-like: protein MSLQNNWELMIQPFLEAYMHSEWSKSQKNWVTYELKSRDVETRFFTCEQLIQRQRRKGFLQRIVIIIHQSASNTVKNSQSVPKKATERRDGGPSCTPTEIISKINFDAKTSTEMILFGNDKTLKIKEGIIQVQETAGQKCKETHESTFCAILIEDGDNLTAKEKLWIPEMKLIQESTQETRKNTNVKIKQSASNNVKNAQSVSKKPTEREDGAPYSDTSTEMNCNTKTSTCIIEYDHDETLEIKEGIIKGHQSASKNAKNFQNVPKKSTERKDGGPSCTPTEISSKMNSNAKTSSCIIVYDNDETLEIKEGIIQAPETTVEECNEIYESTFCAVYIEENDNLTPKEKLWIEEMKQIQESTQETGKDYKCEKCAKTYKWKRSLTAHQKFGCDVVPKFKCKLCEKRFKRQYDLNNHVHRMHQKTNSKKSNFRHTCDKCFQSYCSVTALSRHRRLSHAAVIPQFFCDICGIKMNRKSNLVAHIATRHSK, encoded by the exons ATGAGCTTGCAGAATAATTGGGAGTTGATGATTCAACCATTTCTAGAAGCTTACATGCACTCGGAATGGTCCAAAAGCCAAAAAAATTGGGTGACATACGAACTGAAATCAAGAGACGTGGAAACGAGATTTTTCACTTGTGAACAGCTAATTCAACGGCAAAGACGGAAAGGGTTTCTGCAACGTATTGTCATTATCA TCCATCAGAGTGCTTCAAATACCGTCAAGAATTCCCAGAGTGTTCCTAAGAAAGCAACAGAAAGAAGGGATGGCGGACCTTCTTGTACACCTActgaaattatttcgaaaataaattttgatgccAAGACTTCAACTGAAATGATTTTATTCGGCAAtgacaaaactttgaaaataaaggaAGGAATAATCCAAG tTCAAGAGACTGCAGGACAAAAATGTAAAGAAACACATGAATCCACATTTTGTGCTATACTTATAGAAGATGGTGATAATTTGACTGCTAAAGAAAAATTATGGATCCCAGAGATGAAGCTAATTCAAGAATCAACACAGGAAACGAGGAAAAATACAAATGTGAAAA TTAAGCAGAGTGCTTCAAATAACGTGAAGAATGCTCAGAGTGTTTCTAAGAAACCAACAGAAAGAGAGGATGGCGCGCCATATTCTGATACATCAACTGAAATGAATTGTAATACCAAGACTTCAACTTGCATAATTGAATATGACCATGATGAAACTTTGGAAATCAAGGAAGGAATAATCAAAG GCCATCAGAGCGCTTCAAAAAACGCCAAGAATTTCCAGAATGTTCCCAAGAAATCTACAGAAAGAAAGGATGGCGGACCTTCTTGTACACCtactgaaatttcttctaaaatgaaTTCTAATGCGAAAACTTCAAGTTGCATAATTGTGTACGACAATGATGAAACTTTGGAAATTAAGGAAGGAATAATCCAAG ctccaGAGACTACCGTTGAAGAATGTAATGAAATATATGAATCAACATTTTGTGCAGTATATATAGAAGAAAATGATAATTTGACTCCTAAAGAAAAATTGTGGATCGAAGAGATGAAGCAAATTCAAGAATCAACACAGGAAACGGGAAAAGACTACAAATGCGAAAAGTGTGCTAAAACCTATAAATGGAAACGTAGCTTGACTGCTCATCAAAAGTTTGGATGCGACGTCGTTCCAaagtttaaatgtaaattatgtGAAAAACGATTTAAACGGCAATATGACCTTAATAACCATGTTCACCGCATGCATCAGAAAACAAACTCAAAGAAGTCGAATTTCAGGCATACTTGCGACAAATGTTTTCAAAGTTACTGTAGTGTAACAGCTTTAAGTCGACATAGACGTTTATCCCATGCAGCAGTCATACCGCAATTTTTTTGCGACATTTGTGGCATTAAAATGAATCGAAAAAGTAATTTGGTAGCACACATTGCTACTCGCCATTCGAAATAA
- the LOC117168271 gene encoding GDNF-inducible zinc finger protein 1-like, whose amino-acid sequence MNSDAKALTYIVVHDHDESLEIKEGIIKVQETAGDKYKETFKSTFCTVYIEENDNLTAKEKFGIQEMKQIQESTQETKKKHKCEKCALSYTMRSNLYRHQKFECGVTPQFSCKFCSKPFKRKYDLKTHVDRMHLNSNLKKTILRHNCDQCSRSYTKLEALSRHKRSVHAAVKPQFFCDVCGFKMNRKSNLAAHIANRHFK is encoded by the exons atgAATTCTGATGCCAAGGCCTTAACTTACATAGTTGTACATGACCATGACGAAAGTTTGGAAATCAAGGAAGGAATAATAAAAG ttcAAGAGACTGCAGGTGATAAATATAAGGAAacatttaaatcaacattttgtACCGTATATATAGAAGAAAATGATAATTTGACTGCTAAAGAAAAATTTGGGATCCAAGAGATGAAGCAAATTCAAGAATCAACACAGGAAACGAAGAAAAAACACAAATGCGAAAAGTGTGCACTCAGCTATACAATGAGATCAAATTTATATCGCCATCAAAAATTCGAATGCGGTGTCACGCCACAGTTCAGTTGTAAATTTTGCTCTAAACCTTTTAAACGGAAATATGACCTGAAAACCCATGTTGACCGCATGCATCTGAATTCAAACTTAAAGAAGACGATTTTGAGGCATAACTGCGACCAATGTTCTCGAAGTTACACTAAACTAGAGGCTTTAAGTCGACATAAACGTTCAGTCCATGCAGCAGTCAAACCACAATTTTTTTGCGATGTTTGTGGCtttaaaatgaatcgaaaaaGTAATTTGGCAGCACACATCGCTAATCgccatttcaaataa